ACCGACGGCATCGCGCACCTCAGCGATCCCGACGGGGTCGAGATTCGCAGTGGGCTCATCCAGCAGCAACAGCCCAGGACGCATCGCCAGCACGCCCGCGAGCGCGAGGCGCTGCTTCTGCCCGCCGGAGAGCGCGCTGGTGGGCGCATCGAGCGGCAGGTCCAGGCCGACGGCGTCGAGCGCCTGACGCACGCGTGGCCAAATCTGCTCTGGCGGAACACCGAGGTTCTCGCATCCGAATGCCACGTCGTCACCGACGCGCGCGAGCACGACCTGGCTGTCCGGGTCCTGCAGCACCAGCCCCGGAACACCGTCGACCTCAAGACTTCCGACCTGCTCACCTTCGTCGGCACCGCCGAGCACCCCGGCGAGCGCATGGATCAGCGTGGACTTGCCTGCCCCGGACGCTCCGAGCAGCAGCACGCGCTCCCCCGGTTCGATGACCAGGTCGAGGTCACGGACGGCCCACTCGGTGCGCCCGGCATGACGCCAGCCCCAGCCGCGAGCGCGCACGCCCGCAGCGGTGCCGGTATCGGTGACGGTCAGACCGCTGCCCTCGCTTCACGGCCGGCGGCGAACCGGTTCAGCGCCCCGGTTCTCGCGAGCCCGCGCGCGGCCAGCCATGGCAGCACTCCCGCGAGCAGCGCGCCGGAGATGATCGAGCTGGCCACGTACATCGTGGCAAACGGCACGTCGGCGCCCGCGAACCAGAGGACCAGGTCGTTCAGCGCGCCGGTGAGCCCGGATGCCGCGCCGGCAAGGACCGCGACGAAGACCCGCCAGTTGGCGTACAGGAACGCGGCGAACACGAGTTCGGCGCCGAGGCCCTGAATCAGGCCGGAAACCAGGGTGAGCGCCCCCCACTGGTTGCCGATCAGCGCGGACACCGCGGCGGCGAGCAGTTCGCCGTACAGCGCCGCTCCGGG
The Diaminobutyricimonas sp. LJ205 genome window above contains:
- a CDS encoding ECF transporter S component — its product is MTKQISYRWRVVDIVVASVIGVASGVIFLVWNIAYQVPGGLLETLLPGLQGFMNGGWLFAGVLTGLIIRKPGAALYGELLAAAVSALIGNQWGALTLVSGLIQGLGAELVFAAFLYANWRVFVAVLAGAASGLTGALNDLVLWFAGADVPFATMYVASSIISGALLAGVLPWLAARGLARTGALNRFAAGREARAAV